The proteins below are encoded in one region of Tachypleus tridentatus isolate NWPU-2018 chromosome 4, ASM421037v1, whole genome shotgun sequence:
- the LOC143248671 gene encoding plastin-2-like: protein MSRVKYQLFAQSGGRSFIMAGGEKRIMDLSEEQRADLSDHFYTLDKDGNGYLDMSELKRALDIVGFKIPQWQVRQMIDELCRRNFNKEKGQLSFEEFQKLYVDLKSKDVTSQFKTAVSKRENLQTLGGMSEASSEGTTHSVRHEEQVAFSNWINSNLGEDLDLKYLLPIDTEGRLLYDRVKDGVLLCKVINHSCPETIDERAINKKNLTVYTKHENLTLALNSAQAIGCNIINIDAHDLAKGKPHLVLGLLWQIIRIGLFNQITLEQCPGLVQLLFPGEQMADLLKLSPENILIRWVNYHLERAGVNRRLSNFTSDVKDSEIYTHLLYQISPYEAGVTTEALHEPNLVSRAEIMLQQADKIGCRSFLSPNDVVEGVYKLNVAFVANLFNNHPALDKPELPLELENLEETREEKTYRNWMNSMGVNPHVNWLYSDLADGLVIFQLFDIIKPGVVSWSKVHRMFSKLKAFMEKLENCNYAVNLGKQLKFSLVGIDGNDISEGNPTLTLALVWQLMRAYTLSILTHLAGTGSPIVETQIVEWVNMKLQNAGKSTSIRSFQDSAISDATPIIDLVDAIQSGSINYGTVLPGNDDDEKMANAKYAISVARKIGARIYALPEDIVQVKPKMVMTVFACLMGRDYIPNMGVKNQNHSDE from the exons CTTGACAAAGATGGTAATGGTTACCTTGACATGAGTGAACTAAAGAGAGCACTAGATATTGTTGGTTTTAAGATCCCCCAGTGGCAAGTGAGACAAATGATTGATGAACTTTGCAGGAGAAACTTCAACAAAGAAAAGGGACAGTTAAGCTTTGAAGAATTTCAAAAG TTGTACGTTGATCTCAAGTCCAAAGATGTTACGAGCCAGTTCAAAACTGCTGTTTCAAAACGTGAAAATCTCCAGACTCTTGGGGGAATGTCGGAGGCCTCCAGTGAGGGGACTACACATTCTGTTCGGCATGAAGAACAAGTGGCCTTTTCTAACTGGATAAACAG CAACCTGGGAGAAGACTTGGATCTAAAGTATTTACTGCCAATTGACACAGAAGGAAGATTGTTATATGACAGAGTCAAAGATGGTGTCTTGCTGTG CAAGGTTATTAACCACTCTTGTCCCGAAACAATTGATGAAAGagccataaataaaaaaaaccttactGTTTACACAAAGCATGAGAACCTGACATTGGCTCTGAACTCTGCCCAAGCCATTGGGTGTAACATCATCAATATTGATGCTCATGACCTTGCTAAAGGCAAGCCTCACCTGGTGTTGGGACTTTTATGGCAGATAATTCGG attGGTCTATTTAATCAGATTACTCTAGAGCAATGCCCTGGACTAGTACAGTTACTTTTCCCTGGTGAGCAAATGGCTGACCTTCTCAAGCTATCTCCAGAAAACATTCTCATCCGATGGGTGAACTACCATCTAGAGAGGGCAGGTGTGAATAGACGACTTTCAAATTTTACGTCCGACGTGAAA GATTCAGAGATCTATACACACCTCTTGTACCAGATATCTCCTTACGAAGCTGGAGTTACAACAGAAGCTCTTCAT GAACCAAATCTAGTGAGTCGGGCAGAAATTATGCTACAGCAAGCAGACAAGATCGGTTGTCGCAGTTTTCTCTCTCCCAATGACGTTGTTGAAGGTGTTTACAAATTAAATGTAGCTTTTGTTGCTAACTTGTTTAACAACCATCCAGCACTTGACAAACCTGAATTGCCACTAGAATTGGAGAATTTGGAAGAAACCAGggaagaaaaaa CCTATCGTAACTGGATGAATAGCATGGGTGTCAACCCACACGTGAACTGGCTCTACAGTGACTTAGCTGATGGGTTAGTTATATTTCAG ttatttgACATCATTAAACCTGGTGTAGTGAGTTGGAGTAAGGTACATAGGATGTTCAGTAAACTGAAAGCATTCATGGAGAAACTTGAAAACTGTAACTATGCTGTTAATCTTGGTAAACAACTTAAGTTTTCTCTGGTGGGAATTGATGGAAATGACATTTCTGAAGGAAACCCAACCCTGACACTTG CTCTTGTCTGGCAGTTGATGAGAGCCTATACTCTGAGTATACTGACTCACCTGGCTGGGACAGGCAGTCCGATTGTGGAAACGCAAATTGTGGAATGGGTAAACATGAAG ttacaAAATGCTGGCAAATCCACTAGTATCAGAAGCTTTCAGGACTCCGCAATTTCTGATGCTACACCCATCATTGATCTTGTTGATGCCATTCAATCAGGCTCAATCAATTATGGTACAGTCTTACCTGGTAATGATGATGAT GAGAAAATGGCCAATGCCAAATATGCCATTTCTGTTGCTCGTAAAATTGGTGCTCGTATATATGCCTTACCCGAAGATATTGTTCAGGTCAAACCCAAGATGGTGATGACCGTGTTTGCATGCCTTATGGGTCGCGACTACATTCCAAACATGGGAGTGAAAAATCAGAACCATAGTGATGAGtga